A region of the Mangifera indica cultivar Alphonso chromosome 10, CATAS_Mindica_2.1, whole genome shotgun sequence genome:
ACTGTCTCTGCCACCGACTCCCGCCTGAACTTCCCATCTTCctcctttctctttatctctatCCCCGCCTTCTTCTCTGCGAAAACCCTAGAAGCCAGCCCATGATCCATCACGAAAGCCAACAGAATCAATGGCCGTCCATGACACAGTGCCTCGATGATCGAGTTCAACCCACAATGAGTCAAGAACGCTCCAACCGAATCGTGAGATAATATCTTTAGTTGAGGCGCCCAACTCGTCCATACCACTCCCCGTTCCTTGACTCTCTCCTGGAAACCCTCTGGAAGCTCCACCGAGCTGTGCTGCTTTCTTAGAGACCAAAAAAATGGTAACCCGGATAGTTCTAAACCCAGAGCCAACTCAGTGATGTCTTCTTGACTAGGGTTTATCTCGCTTCCTAAAGCTACGTAAATCACAGAACCCGTCTTCTGTTTTTCCAGCCATTTGCAGATTACAAGCCAGGCCTTATGCTCAGTTGTATTTTCTCTGTAATCTTTTTCTAATGGAGGTAACAGGCCAATGGGCACAATCGGCTTACCATGAAGCTTTGCCAAGAGGCTTAGCCATTCAGGTTCCAGCTCCATGGAGCTCTTGATTGCCATCACATCACAGCCAGCAATCGCCGATCCTGCACGAAACAAATCGCTGACTCCCGAATCGTCTTCTTCAAAATGAACCAACAGTTTCTTCGCCTCGTGAAGGCGAAACGCGACGTTGGAAGGAAACGGTACCCACTGAGGAGGAACAGTGAAATCTTCCGCCTTGGTCCGCGGATCCTCACCGTTGATCATTGCCGTTGTCGACGACCCGCAAAAGCATATCGACCAAGCGGGGAAGATACTGAAATACATGCAGGAGATCCCGAGCTCCCTAGCTATCGGTGCCGACCAATAAGCGAAGCCATCGTAAATGATCCAGTCTGGAGAAGACGTCTGCAGAATCTGAGATAAAGGATTCTGAAGATTATCGTAGGCGATTTTGAGGTATTGGATTTTGGGAAATGGCAAATCAGTGGTGGCTTCTGCTTCATGAGGGAGATTAGCCTGGTGAGGTAAAGCAAGGGAGACGAAGTTCATCAATGGTGATAAGTTTGGAGGGATTTCTGGTAAGCGTTTGATGTTTTTAGGGGTTGAAATGAAAGAGACATTGTGACCCTTTCGAGCAATGTTCTTGGCGAGTTCAAAGAATGGGAGCATGTGACCGAAGGCTAGCCATGGAAACATGGCTATGTGGAGCTTTTTGGGAGTAGCCATGAAAGTGAAAGCCAAGCTGGAGGTGTTtctgagaagaagatgaagatgtcaTCGAGGTCTGGTAATAATATACAAGGATGTTTCATGACATGTGGATTTTTTGACCTTATTTAATTGACATTTGGTTATATATATTACACTTGTCATTTTATTAACTAGCTCAACAATTCAATTTTAGTTCGTCAATGTGCCTTTTTAATGTAGTATCGGACACATCTTTTGACAATATTGCTTGCTTATTAGCAACATTGTTCATTCAGTAGTAAACCTTTCAATGATATTATAGACAAGCTTGaacaaattcaaaccgaatATTACAAGTCCCCTCTCATCCTTTCAAGTATTCAGCTTTCCATCTAGATGACACCAACAAGGTTATTTGGCCCCATCCTTCACATTTATATACATCATACACCTCACTAATCAACGGGTAACATTAGGACATTTCCATGCTAGATCCAATATTTCAATTGTCTTCCCAAGTTAagcttcttttcaaattttaccaacCAATAACCCAATCAAAGGGTCAGTTCAAGTTTTAGTCGCCCTATTAACAATCAAATTATTGAAAGATTAAATAGATATAAGAACCTAGATCAAATATTAACCCAATTAATGGGTGGATTCGTCTATCGACCAGTTTGACTAATAGTTGGATCTGTGatagattgaataaaaattaatacatataactaaacaaaattatgacCTAATGACAAGTGGTACACACTCCTTGATATATAACTAGACAGAATTATGACTTAAGGGTAAGTGGTGCATATTTTTTaccaaatgaattcaatttgagtcaTTTAACAACTACAAGATTCAACCAAGTCACTTGTTTAATGACTACAAGATTAAATCACATGTTAATCTGCTCCAACAACTAATGACAATTCAAACATTGACTCAACCAAACTAATCATCAAGTCCCAATCAAACCGGTTTGATCAGTCCAGTCCGATATTTTAAATCATCACTTTCAATGACTGTATTTCAATGCGTAGAGTCAGTCTTTCCaattcacaaataatttttcaGAAGCCGAAAGGAAGTCAATTATAACCCAGGACaggtaaaaaagaaaagtagaATCTGTAGAGCTTCAATGCTTCTTAAATTCAATCAAGTTAATCCACAACATAcaataatttgttttcttttacaGCAGATACAAATACCACATACTATTTAGTACTTGCGTTCATATTTCATATTCCTATAGTAGTACTATTATAGTACTCTCAGCAGATacaaaaggtaaaattataCCCTGAACAGCGAAATAGGCCTCAATGATAACCAACGGGGGCCGGTGCATCTCTCAATTCCTTCCCCTGAACTTGTACATCCTGCAAAACCAAGCACACTGTCAAATACTAAAACAACTGAAACTTATAAACACACAATAGGGTTTCCAACTCGATCTTGCCAATGCTTGGTTAAGTGAATTTGCAAGCAtgtaactcaattcaaatataataccAATAAACCTCTAACAATTTAAAATGTTACACTTATACTATTAAAATCGTACTCCCTAACTTCAAATATAaggataattaataattatataagttacgaaatttaactataatttcTCGAATCAACCTTAAGTTAGTCATTCTCATCTCAAACTCaaatagaaattcaaaaaagaaaaatctaaatCTCCACTTATCAAAGAATTAGCACCTACCCAATATTTGACTTTTGAAACATTGTCAACATAGCTAATAATAACATTTCAATAGAATTGAGATTGATGTATGAAAGGTAAatgtaaaagacaaaaaaatgtaAGACCAGCGTGAAAGGAAACTCACAGATGCGAAATGGTTGACATCTCGATGATGAGCCTCATCAGCACGGACCACAGTGATAACATCCTTGAGGGTAGCATCCTTAGGAAGTCTCCAATAGTCAATTGCAATAGCTGGGGCtggaatattttttattgcacCACTGTCAATGTCCTTGAGATATTCTGTATAGGAGTGGATAGCTTCCTCCTCCAAATACCCGACAATTCTATGTGCCAGTTTGGGAGAAAGTACATAAAGCACAAAGAATGAGTTAAAGAAGACTCCCTGCACAGCAAGAACCAGCAGCCTCTCATACCATTTAGGCTGCACAAGCTCCACCATGGTCATGAGATGCATCCTCTCATTCTCTGCTTCTTCAAGCAAGGCTTTGATCCAGCCACCACTTTGCTCCAACTTGCGGAGAGACTTCAGATGCAGCAACATGCCTCCAACCATTCCAGGCACAGCAGCCACTGTTTCCAGCATCATTGCCCGACACCCATAACGTCTCTGCAGCATATCAAAGGTCATCACACTGATCAAATATATAGTATACTGCCCTTCTTGAGTAATTGCATTTAACTTGCAGTTAGTGGCAGTAATTAAACATATACACTATGGAAGTAAAAAAACAGCTGTATCAACCAAAAACAGAGAAGGAAGTTGATAATCTAATCTAAACTCTTTAACCCCAGAAAATAAAGCCTAAAACAGAATCTAGCTACAGGTAACAGATAATGATTATTGCAGTATAAGAAGAAATGGACCTGAAAAAAGATATCAGTTGGAACTCGAAGGATTTTCACAGTCCTGTATGCAAATTTATCCATAAATGTCCTTGGTACATGATGCTTCTTCAAATCAATTGATAAGTCTGACCGATAAGTTTCCCATGGCTACATTCAAAGCCAATAAAATCAACTCAACATTCATTACTAAAATATATACCCAATTACACCAACTAgaataagattaaaaagaaTTTGCCTAAAGTCCCACTAACTACCAAGAAAACTTTGATCAATTTAATGTCCAAATGTCAACAgtagattttgaatttaaagttaTCACAAATCAGTCTAAATTTTTCCATATAagaattaactttttaaatcattatttcaatACTTCAATTGTAGCTCTTAGGAAtttaagtaatactatatatattaacaaaatggGTGTTAACAAGTATTAACGTCTATGTGTCATCAcgtgataaaattatttaattgtttatttttatacttattcaaaatgacataattaaataatgacagACCAGCCCTTCGCATGCATTAGTACATAATTTGTTAACAAATGTAGTATTATTATAGTAACATTATCATATTAgctgataaattaaaattaaaattaaaagaataaaattatacatacaaacaaatcttaataattttgagtGGAAGGATGTGATTAGGTCATGtgattgtcaaattttttatcatttcgaAATCAcactcattttttataataaactaaGAAGATTTGTTTCTACCTTCGGtattactcaaaataaaaatccccataatttgattttgctaaacttaaatttataaaactcttAAATTGAAGGTCATTTAATTTCTAATCgaaataaattttcaagaaaattcgtattatatctaaatatttttaacatttaaaattaaattttcgaattataaaaaaaaaagcgcgaaaaaatagaaatatgaCTATGAAGAAATATTTCTACCATGAAGCAGTTCCAAGGCCACTCTGAGCCGTCTTCCCTAGTGATCTTTGGCCTGGAAATTCCCCAATAATTGGACACCATCGcatctttcttctcctctttcTGCTCTTTCAATTGGGCTTCAGCTCCACCGGCGTTGCTCAACATCCTCCTCCATTGCATAACTGCCGACTGCAAGCCGTTGCCCTCCATAACCTCCGGATGCCGTCGGGAGATCGCCGTCCAAATGTACCTGTTTCCGTACCTCCCACCGTTTAAAAGAACTCGCATCACCGTCATCCTTACAAAGTCCGTTATCTGAGACTGTTAGAATAGAAAATATCTTCTTCTTTACCTTCCCTTCTGCAACAGGGTTCAGTGGACTTTGTATAGAATGGGGAATTATCACCTGCTTCGTGAATCATCTTAACTTGAATTATACGTTGGTTTAACGGTCAAGATGGAACGGTTGGTTAAAAGATTTTACAAGATTAGAATTTTAGTTTAACTGACTCAAACGGAATGAATGGAATCggagttattattatttaaacggTTGGTTGAAAGATTAgattagaaattaaatataacGGACTGACAACGGAGGAACGGAATCGGCTTTGTACTTATTTAATGGTCAAGATGGAACGGTAGGCTAGGCTAGGCTGGAAGATTTTACGAGATTAGAAATTAAATACAACGGACTAAAAACTGAATGAACGAAATGACAAAGAACATTGGAGTGAAGCATCTAATAATTGTACAATGAAGATATTTAAATTGCAGTAAACTTGCGTTCAAAATCTAGGTTTGGATCTGataaattctttcaaaattagACTCAGATTCagtttatatcaaaattaaacttaaactagtCTAAAAGCTACTTGTTCTGAGCTCAATTGAATTGagctaataataataatcattttcaAGTTAGGTCGGCCAAAATTCAATCTtactttgcattttttttaaaaatcgaCAGCTCGGATCAAGGAATGATGAATCAATTGGAATTGGCTGCAGGGGATAAAAAAACAGAATTACTGGTAATCAATGATGCATAGTAAAGTGGCGCGCGTCGGTGATTGGTGACTTGTCAAATAGAATGTTGCCAAGTGGTGGGTGTTGGGTGGAAATAAGAgggttttgttttaaatattataaccATATAAGAAATACACAATAAAAACTACCTCTACTCAGCGTCATTTATCTagtcaaaaattcaaataatatattattatttggattcgtaaataaatattcaaaattatatatatatatatatatatatatatatataatattattaaaaaaatggttaagaTAAAATTGTATCAACCGTACTTACatcaatataaagttttcaattaTTTAGTATAGGTTATCAatgacaaaatgatattttttgtaaattttgtttatggactttttaaaataatttaaggtATACTTGTAGTTACATGATAATGTTAATAACACTCGTTTCTAATTAGGGATAAATTCCAACtaagttaagtttaaataagAATCGACTCTCTTATAAGAATATATACTACCTTGTCTTTATCatttatgaaatatcaattaagaatataatatttaatatataaattgttaagcATTGATAGATGTcaataatttaagttttaacttataattaagtaaattttgaattaaaaataaataaagaattagGTCATGCAAGTGTTTGGTGTGAATTGGGAACACCAACTAAATATATAGACAAAACTCAAAACTATTCTTATATTTCACTCACaatcttataaaattataagtatgaTAACATTTAAAGAtgtcaaattatctttttttttttattggagggaatgaaccttttttttatttaagcaatcaaattttcaatttttttattttgaaatgagcaaatttttattattttctatttgaatataTCATCCTAATCAcattacttttaaaataaattgtttaaattgtATTTAGGTGGTacattcaatagaaaatttttaaaatgtttttttttttttatataaaaatttgattcttttaataaaaaaacccgagagtttattattttaataaaaaaattaaatttattcaatataaaaattagtaataattcaatcatttaaaaCGTTGATATACGTATGAGTGAAAATATAATggtaggtttttattttttccaaatatttAGGTTAACATTTACAATTAACATCAAATATTTAGATGAGttaattgttcattttattattaatttaaaattatttatttatttataataacaaaataatttatctatatccgatatattataataatttgcgtctgaaatattattttttaatcatgatACGGAATTGTCGTTTCAAACATTGAGTGGGAAGCGGTTATTTGgccttattaatatttttaaaaggaaattcCCCAGAGACCATcgcattaatttaaaaaaataataaaaggaaagaaaaaaaccttGGGACACACATTTGCATTATTACCATGATTATCACATCACAAACTAAGGGAGAAAGAAGACTACGCTTatcattttatgtttaatattatcATCTTTATTCCAATCCCCTATacaattttgattgatttgtcattcagtaattttataaaagatattgatttcgataatttttattagtggCACTTAAAGATTgcttttcatataaattattatttctcattggataatattataataatatttggttttgataaatttttattatttatatttaaagattatttctaatataaattattttaatgagtATTAGAtaaattgatttacataaatcattattttatttgattactaatagtaaaaaatattattttattagaatgttttcttatataaaaaaaatcaaacttataaagaaataaaaaattacagtaaatCAAATGTGAGagttgaaaagaaaatgataagagaaaacaataataaattaaaagtcggAGATTGAACTAAAAGAGTATAATAACTATTCGTGAGCATTGGTGGGTAAATCTTACTTCATCACCATTGATTGATGTTGCGAGGACAACACCTTTGAAGGGTTAATTGACCTAAAGGCGATTGCCTATAGATTTGAAGTTTGTTGGTTACCAActcaaagttttcaaatttgaagttTGTAGGTTGTGTGTGTTGTTGCGGCCATGACTTGCTCCCACTCTTAATTGATGCTATGGGAGTTGTGTGATTTGGAGGCAATTGCTTCCATATCTTATTTATGCATTTTGATTATACGACGACAATAccaaaaaaattagagagaaCAAAATTGGCAAGTAGTATTGGGTGGTGGCAAATAAGTGATTGGTGGGtggtg
Encoded here:
- the LOC123228344 gene encoding putative UDP-rhamnose:rhamnosyltransferase 1; the encoded protein is MATPKKLHIAMFPWLAFGHMLPFFELAKNIARKGHNVSFISTPKNIKRLPEIPPNLSPLMNFVSLALPHQANLPHEAEATTDLPFPKIQYLKIAYDNLQNPLSQILQTSSPDWIIYDGFAYWSAPIARELGISCMYFSIFPAWSICFCGSSTTAMINGEDPRTKAEDFTVPPQWVPFPSNVAFRLHEAKKLLVHFEEDDSGVSDLFRAGSAIAGCDVMAIKSSMELEPEWLSLLAKLHGKPIVPIGLLPPLEKDYRENTTEHKAWLVICKWLEKQKTGSVIYVALGSEINPSQEDITELALGLELSGLPFFWSLRKQHSSVELPEGFQERVKERGVVWTSWAPQLKILSHDSVGAFLTHCGLNSIIEALCHGRPLILLAFVMDHGLASRVFAEKKAGIEIKRKEEDGKFRRESVAETVKVVIDEEEGRVYREKAMEMRNIIADKELENEYTDNFIKLLENYRQISTA
- the LOC123226951 gene encoding ubiquinol oxidase, mitochondrial isoform X2, yielding MTVMRVLLNGGRYGNRYIWTAISRRHPEVMEGNGLQSAVMQWRRMLSNAGGAEAQLKEQKEEKKDAMVSNYWGISRPKITREDGSEWPWNCFMRRYGCRAMMLETVAAVPGMVGGMLLHLKSLRKLEQSGGWIKALLEEAENERMHLMTMVELVQPKWYERLLVLAVQGVFFNSFFVLYVLSPKLAHRIVGYLEEEAIHSYTEYLKDIDSGAIKNIPAPAIAIDYWRLPKDATLKDVITVVRADEAHHRDVNHFASDVQVQGKELRDAPAPVGYH
- the LOC123226951 gene encoding ubiquinol oxidase, mitochondrial isoform X1 → MTVMRVLLNGGRYGNRYIWTAISRRHPEVMEGNGLQSAVMQWRRMLSNAGGAEAQLKEQKEEKKDAMVSNYWGISRPKITREDGSEWPWNCFMPWETYRSDLSIDLKKHHVPRTFMDKFAYRTVKILRVPTDIFFQRRYGCRAMMLETVAAVPGMVGGMLLHLKSLRKLEQSGGWIKALLEEAENERMHLMTMVELVQPKWYERLLVLAVQGVFFNSFFVLYVLSPKLAHRIVGYLEEEAIHSYTEYLKDIDSGAIKNIPAPAIAIDYWRLPKDATLKDVITVVRADEAHHRDVNHFASDVQVQGKELRDAPAPVGYH